The Herbaspirillum sp. RTI4 genome has a segment encoding these proteins:
- a CDS encoding GtrA family protein, with protein MNKYVSTRFTKYLIVGGLNTLFGLLVFSLFALTPLPTWMVLIISNIVCITFNFFTTGSLVFENASAKKIPRFLICYGVIFIIYLELIGWLSPIVGGRIWAMAVVVLPMALFTYYLQSRFVFGTQVAAPSDQNLL; from the coding sequence AATTGTCGGTGGACTTAATACGTTATTTGGATTGCTTGTATTTAGTCTCTTCGCGCTCACGCCGTTGCCAACATGGATGGTGTTGATAATTTCAAATATCGTGTGCATAACGTTCAATTTTTTCACGACGGGCAGTTTGGTTTTTGAAAATGCCAGTGCAAAAAAAATTCCCAGGTTTCTTATTTGTTATGGTGTGATTTTCATCATTTACTTGGAATTGATCGGATGGCTGTCTCCGATTGTAGGGGGGCGAATATGGGCGATGGCCGTAGTCGTCTTGCCTATGGCACTTTTTACTTATTACCTTCAGTCGAGATTCGTGTTCGGTACACAAGTTGCCGCCCCATCTGATCAAAATTTACTATAG